The window GAGCTCCAATCTGAGAGTGAGGCTGAAGAATTCTCACCTGCCGTTTCAAGAACTTGGTGTAACGGATGGCTTCGTCCAGCATAGAGGCTGTGTCCATCTTTTCACCCCCTGGCACGATCCTCTTCAGAATTCGAATCTTCTCGCTTATCCTTTCCCGACGCCGACGAGCAACCACGGTCTGTGGATCGTCGCTTATCCTCACGTTACGCCGGTTCGGCTTTGGGACGGTGGCAGGGTCGATGTCTACTGGCTGCATGACGGCGATCATGTACTGCATCTCCTTCATCGCATCCATCTCTTCATCgtattcttcctcttcttccaactGAATTAGGGTTTCGGGAGATGGATCAAACATGAGATGAGGATCATGGAGAAAAGGGTTTTCTTGTGTGATGTGATCAGTAGCTTTGTTCCAATCCATGAGGAGATGATGAGGCTGAGGCTCCATCATGCTGTGCTGTGGTTGGATCTGCTTTTGGAAAAGAGTCGcactagacttttctttttatacatATACCATTTTCCATTTTCATCCTTTCTTTAAGTTCTCAATTTATTTACTGACTCGATTAAATAACCGAATGCGGACATGTCCTACATCGTTATATGAATTATTTAACCATCTTGTTTTTATGTCTCAACTATTTCCTATGTAAAATGttgtttgaattaataaaaatgaaactttttaaaatatttttgtaacacaCAACTTGAAcattagtgatttttttttttttttgcgtaaatgtttttttttaccacacATTTTACACCTCCATATATAAGatcccaaaatatatatttttatagaaattattgTATGTATTATGAAATTGTTTTAACAACTACAGtcttaattttgttaaatatttttttctataaaatttagcATTATATATGAAAGATTTCGTAGAACTAGTTATAATGTTGTCTCGGATGAAGAGTTCGAGACATAACTTACCAAAAATCCGTACAACTGACTTGGCAAatgaaatgttttaaaaaaacatcaaaatctcATCAGAACATGATTAAAAGGTTACGTTTTgcatcaaattttatatatccGTCGTTTAAAGAGAATAATATATTTCGACCTTTTCCGCTAACTAATTTCATGCACTCATTTGTGCTTGTTTATATAAACCTTGTTAGAACCATTTAAATTTGTATACGTACGTACGGAGCAATACAAGAAACACATATAAAGCAAGATCCTAGACCACAAAATATAGAAGAAATAGTGTGTGGTCAAAATCATGGTTACTCAAAAAGCAAGATCAAGAACAAGGGATtaaatttctagggtttttcctAAGGACGAAGAGGGAGAGAGACTTTACGAAATTAGGGTAAAAAGGAGCGTTGCACTTTAGTGGTGGATAGCATTGCCATAATGAAGCATAAGTCGCTCTTGTAATAGTTACTCAACACATGTCTCCATTTTTAGTGCTCATTATTTTGACctaattttcttctctctctcctcttctgaCAAATCTATACACCAAAATAGGCAATTTAACATCAGTGTTCTTCTATTTCTTGTCTTTCTTCTAAAACCCCACGGTTTCTTCTACATAAGCCCTTTCAACGGCCTTGATTTGATCCTAGGAATTATGAGCTGGATAcgataattaaatatatatgacttcttcttcaacgtCTTCTTTATGATATATGGTGTCAATTTCTAGCTTTTAAGTTGTTTTATTTGACGATTTACGGGATCGGATCTCTCCCCCATAACTCATTACACGAAGTGGGGACGGCTTCATCGACATTAAGGTATTGTCCAAGATTAAAATTCTCAATTGGATAAGTAAACATATAATATCATTCACCACTAAATTGTATTACTAATTAATCGGTGATCTATAAAGACAAATTTTCAAAAGTAGGGAGATACCACACGTCTTATTTTCACATCGCCGGCTTAATGAGTTCAAGACAAACAACCCCGTTTCATGCCTTTGTTCATACTTGTTACAACTTCATCAAGGCATaaactatatactatatatgcAAGAtaaaatgaattacaaataaGCTCTTTACTACTTTTTATAAACTATCTTATTACAAAAATTGGTATTCTAAAAGTAATCTTACTAGTTAACTCACATGAATGTCAATTGAAACACAAATTTTTTGTCACATGTCAAGTCGTctaaatttgttaatatattaagtaaaataaaaagttcataACGAGTCACGTTAGACAATATTAATGTATTTAAAATGTTCTAAACGTTTCCATCTCTATACATAATATGAAATCAAATGGAATCCTAAAATTAGTGTCAATACTGGTCATTTAGAAAAGATAACGGGTTTGTTCATAACGGGTTTGTTCGTACCTGCGGCAGTGGCAAACACAGATATAGTTGTTCGTTTGTttgccgcaggtacctgcgtcaTGACGCTGCGGCAACTGCATCTAACATTTTTAAACGTTGTTTTGATTCAGCGGTTAAAAAACTAAATGTAGTCGCTACCCCTGCCGCTACCGCAACCGCTTgcgtcaaccaaacgaacaaggTCAACATCAGTGTCTACtcgattacatatatataaatgttctGATAAACCGATGCACATATATATGGAAGACAAGAAATGAGAAAGTGTTGGACGGAAAAAATACTTCCCGCGAACTTGCTTCTTTGGAAGCAGAAAATTCGAAAAATGCAAATATGAGGAAGAGTGAGAAAGAAATGGTAAGCACAAGAAATCACTAGCAAACCTTCATCCTTAGTCCTTTACATGCCAAATTAATGCCTCTTGTCTAGAAAGTTGGCCAACTAGAGGATTAGGATGGTGCATCCGTGGTACCGTAAGAGTTACTCTTACTGTGCTTCAAGGATGTCGTAGGAGTCTATCCCGCACTTCATGGCGGAGTTAGACGGACTCATTTGGGATATGTCATGCCTTATATAGGGAAGCAAATATGTTCAGTCAAAATGGAAACAGACTGTTCCGACGTCGAGAACCAGATGGAATGGTCTACCTTTTCCATGCAGACCTCGATTATCTATTTACCCTTAGAAATGATTTAGAAATAAGCAAAAGAGTGCCCGCCCCGGAGGCACgacgtttttatttattttgagagTACTAGACTATAGAAACAGAGTACTTTCCAATCCGTTTGTGACAAGTTTCTAAACCCTGTATAAGGATGTCACATAGGGGTTTGTCTGTACGTATGTTTTATTAATTCACACAAGTAACTAAGAAccccacagaaaaaaaaacttgcctCGAATTTGAATTTCTTGTGTGTTGTTAATTACGCTTAATCAGTAGTCAATTTCAGTTGAATCCATAACATGGGGAATCATCGTTAGATAAAGTAGTCACCCAAAATGACACATTCGTAATTACATACTTTATAGTAGTACCATCAAGAAGATTCTTTCTTCAACATACGACATCGTGTAGCAATCTTCCTGAAGTCATCCAAGCTTAGctaaaacccaaaattaaagaagatcACACACAATGCTGATGCAGGATTAATATATCTAAGAAacatcaaaaaatattaaaagtagtTCACACTGCCAACCTTTCCGTCCTTATCCATGTCAAAGCAACGAATCATGTCTTGTAATTCCTCTTCCGTCCATGTGAAATCATGCACCGTCGCCATATTCGCCACATCTCTCAGAGTAATGAACCCTTTTCCCGCTTCTGAAATTACAAAAAACGATGATGATTTGAtagccagagagagagagagagagagagagagagagagagagtcaaggGAACCATTttcaaacataagaaaaagatAGCAATGGCACAAGAATGAATAGAAATTAGAGAGATTGGGAGATAAATGATTACCATCAAACTGATAGAAGTAAATGAGCAATTCATCATCCGTCATCTGCATCTTGCTCATAAATTCCTAGGAATCCAAATGCAAACTAACTAATTTAGGACACGACAGAACAGAACAGTCTAAAGAGTGTTCATCAGTAgtacttgagagagagagagagtaataataaatatgatttgatgtaagaaaaccaaaccacaggttgatgcttcttcttcttcgtcgctGATGAGGAGTCTTGATTGGTAGGAGGAGAGCCTCGTGCCTGTAGAGAAAGCGCTATTGCCTGCATTGGGAATGGATTGGAGGAAGTCAAATtggaacaaaaagaaagaaagaaagaaagaaagaaagaaagatctgGATGTTAATGAAGCAATAATACCTTGTCAAAGTCATCATCAGTGTCGTCGTCTCCAGTGGTATTCAAATTCTTGTTAGATAATAAGAGGCTCCTCTTGGTCTTGGATGGGGACGGGGAGGCCTTATTGTTCTTAATAAACCCCCCCAAGTCGCAAcaacaattaaacaaacatcagcaaacaaacaagaaagagCCATAACAACTAGACCATCATCATCCACTAAATCTCTTTTAGTTTTACCTTTCTTTTACAGGTTGAATTACCCAAAAAGTCCTCGTCTTCGTCATCCTCATCGTCGAGGGGTCTATAATCATCGTCTTCTTTAGGATTAGTAGCTCTACGTTTTCTGGAattaggaggaggagatgaaagAGCCTTGGCGGATTTAAAGATGCCGAGAGCTTCCAATCTGGCATTGTTCTCAGCGATCCTTGAGAACCTCCGCTTCTCGTACTCCGATATCGTCCCCTTCGGTTCGCCGGACTCTCTGCTACTGCTCGccattgattgattgattctctcttctcttctcttctcttctcttctctttcccttCTAGTTCTAGTTTCTAGGGTTGGTTGATTTTGCCGCCTTGAAATTAGTCAGTCagtctctctccctctctccttCCTGCGTGTCGATTGATTCCATTTATTGGGCTTCAACGATTTGCCCATATTCTTAATATTTAAGCCCAATTAAATGGCATGGGCTCTCATTAAACGTTCTAACAAGAGAATTATTAACTAAACCCAATATCCACTTTCACTTGTCCTTCTTTTTGCAttcaatctatattattattcttgaagtacattttgtgttatgtccttgaagttttagttatttaatttattttatttataacattaactcctaactattttcctaaaataacaatttctGTAAACtcatttaatgaaattatattaatcaaacaCATTTATTTACACTTATTGCCATAATAAGCTTGACACCATCTATACTTTCTGATGTTTCTAAACACAACTCtatgtattaaatttttaatctcataaaaatctccaaacctattttaatagatctttagagactgtatgatctcttaaatttaaatgacacaacCGAGTTtaagtaacaaatgattacaatcgcaataattattataacgttaataaagttcataataACGAGAACCCAACTTTTAGGAACTCAATAATTggatatatttaactttagcatcaagaaaaatatttaatatagtat is drawn from Camelina sativa cultivar DH55 chromosome 8, Cs, whole genome shotgun sequence and contains these coding sequences:
- the LOC104705272 gene encoding probable calcium-binding protein CML18; its protein translation is MASSSRESGEPKGTISEYEKRRFSRIAENNARLEALGIFKSAKALSSPPPNSRKRRATNPKEDDDYRPLDDEDDEDEDFLGNSTCKRKNNKASPSPSKTKRSLLLSNKNLNTTGDDDTDDDFDKAIALSLQARGSPPTNQDSSSATKKKKHQPVEFMSKMQMTDDELLIYFYQFDEAGKGFITLRDVANMATVHDFTWTEEELQDMIRCFDMDKDGKLSLDDFRKIATRCRMLKKESS
- the LOC104705271 gene encoding transcription factor IND-like, which produces MMEPQPHHLLMDWNKATDHITQENPFLHDPHLMFDPSPETLIQLEEEEEYDEEMDAMKEMQYMIAVMQPVDIDPATVPKPNRRNVRISDDPQTVVARRRRERISEKIRILKRIVPGGEKMDTASMLDEAIRYTKFLKRQVRILQPHSQIGAPMADPSYLCYYHNSQS